A part of Prolixibacteraceae bacterium genomic DNA contains:
- a CDS encoding sulfatase-like hydrolase/transferase, which translates to MKQLITLGVMLLITLSSYAKKRPNILFLFADDHCNEEVHAFGNDQIITPNLDQLASQGVTFTNTYNMGAWNGAVCVASRAMMNSGMTVWHAKNNEKSFPQRAEQKMMWAQLLESKGYDTYMTGKWHVKAPVENIFKTTAHERPGMPNQTPAGYNRPLSKDDDNWKPWDTKNGGYWKGGKHWSEVVADDAIGFLDQSKKSKKPFFMYIAFNAPHDPRQAPKEYIDMYDVEKIKIPTSFLPEYPWKDAMKCGKKLRDEKLAPFPRTRYSIKVNRLEYYALITHLDAQIGRIIKELKRTGQDKNTYIIYSADHGLAVGKHGLVGKQSMYEHSMKPPLIVIGPSIPQNEKREQLVYLQDVMATTLDLAKVKKPAYVEFNSLLSICKDKEAPNNYDAIYGSYLNAQRMVRVGDYKLIVYPAAKKVLLYNLKEDPKELYDLSLQEKYQSKVKSLFKELLVQQKNLDDPEDIATIFPELSI; encoded by the coding sequence ATGAAACAACTAATCACATTAGGGGTAATGCTACTAATCACATTAAGTAGCTATGCAAAAAAGCGCCCAAACATTCTATTTCTATTTGCAGATGATCATTGTAACGAAGAGGTTCATGCTTTTGGAAATGATCAGATCATCACGCCGAATTTAGACCAATTAGCAAGCCAAGGTGTAACTTTCACAAACACCTATAATATGGGGGCTTGGAACGGAGCTGTGTGTGTAGCAAGTAGAGCTATGATGAACTCAGGAATGACTGTATGGCATGCAAAGAACAATGAAAAGAGCTTTCCTCAGAGAGCCGAACAGAAGATGATGTGGGCACAATTACTAGAGTCTAAAGGTTATGATACGTATATGACTGGTAAATGGCATGTCAAAGCCCCAGTCGAAAATATCTTTAAAACGACTGCACACGAGCGTCCAGGAATGCCAAACCAAACTCCTGCTGGCTACAACAGACCTCTTAGCAAGGATGATGACAACTGGAAACCTTGGGACACTAAGAATGGTGGTTACTGGAAAGGTGGTAAACACTGGTCAGAAGTTGTTGCAGATGATGCAATCGGTTTCCTAGATCAAAGCAAGAAAAGTAAAAAGCCATTTTTCATGTATATTGCATTTAATGCACCTCATGATCCTCGTCAAGCTCCCAAAGAGTATATCGACATGTATGATGTAGAAAAGATCAAGATCCCGACAAGCTTTTTACCTGAATATCCATGGAAAGATGCTATGAAATGTGGAAAGAAATTAAGAGATGAGAAACTAGCTCCATTTCCACGTACACGTTACTCAATAAAAGTAAACCGTCTTGAGTACTATGCATTAATTACCCATTTAGATGCTCAAATCGGACGTATCATCAAAGAGTTAAAACGTACAGGTCAGGATAAAAACACCTATATCATATACAGTGCAGACCACGGTTTAGCTGTAGGAAAACATGGTTTGGTAGGAAAACAAAGTATGTATGAGCATAGCATGAAACCACCATTAATCGTTATTGGTCCATCTATTCCTCAAAACGAAAAAAGAGAGCAGCTTGTATACCTTCAAGATGTAATGGCAACCACTTTGGATTTAGCAAAGGTTAAGAAACCAGCATATGTAGAATTTAATAGCTTATTATCTATATGTAAAGATAAAGAGGCGCCAAATAACTATGATGCAATCTATGGTTCTTATCTTAATGCACAAAGAATGGTGCGTGTAGGAGACTATAAACTAATTGTATATCCTGCAGCAAAGAAGGTTCTACTTTACAACCTGAAAGAAGATCCAAAAGAGCTATACGATCTTTCATTACAAGAGAAATACCAATCGAAAGTAAAATCACTATTTAAAGAGTTATTGGTTCAACAGAAGAATTTAGATGACCCTGAGGATATTGCAACCATTTTCCCAGAGCTTTCAATATAA
- a CDS encoding aspartate kinase — translation MPNIVVKFGGSNLKDKEDVSRIIKVVENYGERLIIVVSAFYGVTNYLESSLATLKKGEDVSSAVYLYLQTLKKDAVDYHITDEALREKCWEEIDVCLEELTNLLKGIFLTADASLALCDFVLSYGERLSAIFLAHVLKQNKLNADIAYPEKFGLITDGVYSNASVDFSKSKEALMSYFSEAKIYVVPGFFGVSTKGKITLLGRGGSDYSAAAIAKCVEAKSLDVWKDVEGFLTSDPRVVNQTQNIQSLTYVEAAELAYFGAKILHPRCVEPLIEPSIPLRLFHIHGACNDSNPLTVIGGESTVSETVVKSITHTNEFGILKLKGPGVGSKPGILSVVTTAFSDAGININSVITSQISINFLLNKRDLSRAKSLIDLSRLPSVMDVEDIDNVATIAAIGEGLVDNYGIAARIFTALADQKINVRMSCSCASPVVSYYIVDERDKSKAIQAMHKSLFE, via the coding sequence ATGCCGAATATCGTAGTAAAGTTCGGCGGATCTAATTTGAAAGACAAAGAAGACGTGTCTCGAATCATTAAAGTGGTTGAGAATTACGGCGAACGTCTTATCATTGTTGTATCCGCATTTTATGGTGTAACCAACTACCTTGAATCTTCATTAGCAACTTTAAAGAAAGGAGAAGATGTGTCCAGTGCAGTATATCTGTATCTTCAAACGTTAAAAAAAGATGCAGTTGACTACCATATTACGGACGAGGCCTTGCGAGAGAAATGCTGGGAAGAGATTGATGTCTGTCTTGAAGAACTTACTAATCTTTTAAAAGGTATTTTTCTTACGGCAGATGCATCATTGGCACTATGCGATTTCGTTTTGTCTTATGGAGAGAGGCTATCAGCGATATTCTTAGCCCATGTATTGAAACAGAACAAATTAAATGCAGACATCGCTTATCCAGAGAAATTTGGATTGATTACCGATGGCGTTTACTCCAATGCATCGGTTGATTTTTCAAAAAGCAAAGAGGCCTTAATGAGCTATTTTAGTGAAGCCAAGATATATGTTGTTCCAGGCTTCTTTGGAGTAAGCACAAAAGGGAAAATAACCTTATTAGGTCGTGGAGGTAGCGACTATTCGGCAGCAGCTATTGCGAAGTGTGTTGAAGCCAAATCATTGGATGTATGGAAAGATGTAGAAGGATTCTTAACATCAGACCCAAGGGTAGTTAATCAAACACAGAACATTCAGAGCTTAACTTATGTTGAAGCAGCTGAACTGGCATATTTTGGAGCAAAAATTCTTCACCCAAGATGTGTTGAACCTCTAATTGAGCCATCAATTCCATTAAGACTATTTCATATTCATGGAGCATGTAATGATTCAAACCCACTAACGGTTATTGGCGGAGAATCAACTGTTAGTGAGACTGTTGTAAAAAGCATCACCCATACCAATGAATTTGGCATTTTGAAGTTAAAAGGTCCAGGTGTAGGGAGTAAACCAGGGATTCTCTCAGTTGTCACAACGGCATTTAGTGATGCAGGTATAAATATCAATTCAGTGATCACATCACAAATTTCGATCAATTTCTTATTGAATAAGAGAGACCTTTCAAGAGCTAAAAGTTTAATTGATCTTTCTCGTCTCCCAAGTGTAATGGATGTTGAAGACATTGATAATGTTGCAACTATTGCCGCTATCGGCGAAGGTCTTGTCGACAATTATGGTATCGCAGCACGAATATTTACAGCATTAGCAGATCAAAAAATCAACGTTCGCATGAGCTGCTCATGCGCATCACCCGTAGTGAGCTATTATATTGTGGATGAACGCGACAAATCTAAAGCAATTCAAGCCATGCATAAATCACTTTTTGAATAG
- a CDS encoding anaerobic ribonucleoside-triphosphate reductase activating protein has translation MNDPDLNIPMGGFIPCSMTDYPSHISCIVFTTGCNMRCHYCHNTNLLRERNCDSNDVFYMNQVKDHVKKHRMMLDGVVIIGGEPTIHEDLISLISWIKTIGLNVKLDTNGTNFNMVNTLVTDGLVDYVAMDLKASLSYESYCLVVGRTFRKELFDNVLRTKGLLEKGAVDYEFRTTLSDRLHKDDLLRLAGQKEGRWFLQQVEGQSSCWSFTQEELNVLNEKYKGYISYR, from the coding sequence ATGAATGATCCCGATTTAAATATTCCTATGGGAGGTTTTATCCCTTGTAGTATGACTGATTATCCTTCTCATATTTCATGTATTGTTTTTACTACAGGATGTAATATGCGTTGTCATTATTGCCATAATACTAATTTGTTGAGAGAACGAAATTGTGATAGTAATGATGTCTTTTATATGAATCAAGTGAAAGATCATGTTAAGAAACATCGTATGATGTTGGATGGAGTTGTGATTATTGGAGGAGAGCCTACTATACATGAAGATTTGATTTCTTTGATCTCGTGGATTAAAACCATTGGGCTTAACGTGAAACTAGATACTAATGGGACCAATTTTAATATGGTTAATACATTGGTGACGGATGGTTTAGTGGATTATGTTGCCATGGACCTAAAAGCATCTTTGTCTTATGAGTCTTACTGCTTGGTAGTTGGAAGAACATTTCGAAAAGAGCTGTTTGATAACGTGCTTAGGACGAAAGGGTTGCTCGAGAAAGGGGCTGTTGATTATGAGTTTAGAACAACATTATCTGACCGGTTACATAAAGATGACCTATTGAGGCTGGCAGGACAAAAAGAAGGACGTTGGTTTTTGCAACAAGTTGAGGGGCAGAGTTCCTGTTGGTCATTCACTCAAGAAGAGTTAAATGTGTTGAATGAAAAGTATAAAGGTTATATTTCCTATCGTTAG
- a CDS encoding O-acetylhomoserine aminocarboxypropyltransferase/cysteine synthase encodes MTKQQKNFETLQIHAGRQTDPTTKACATPIYQTAAYGFDSDQHAVNLFELKEFGNIYTRIMNPTSDVFEQRIAALEGGVAALAVSSGHAAQFIALTNILSVGDNFISSPYLYGGSYNQFNTTFKRIGIDCRFADSLEPDQFEKLIDENTKAIYFETIGNPGFKIPDFEALVALAKKHDLPVIVDNTFAGGGYLCRPIEWGANVVVESATKWIGGHGTSIGGVIIDGGNYNWGNGKFPDFQGDPNDDHAMNFAETFGVGSNFGNIAYIIKARVEGLRDYGTSISPFNSFLLAQGLETLSLRMERHVGNTLALAEWFDKHPAIESVNYPGLKSSPDYDLAKKYLPNGAGGVLTVNVRGGRDAAKRVVENVELAQHLANVGDTKTLIIQPATTTHHQMDEAAQLKAGVHPAMLRISVGLEHIEDIIADFEQALNA; translated from the coding sequence ATGACAAAACAACAGAAAAACTTTGAGACGCTGCAGATACATGCAGGAAGACAGACTGACCCAACCACAAAAGCCTGTGCAACACCAATCTATCAAACGGCAGCCTATGGTTTTGATAGCGACCAACATGCTGTGAATCTTTTTGAACTGAAGGAATTTGGCAACATATACACCCGTATTATGAACCCAACATCTGATGTGTTCGAACAACGTATTGCTGCGTTAGAAGGTGGTGTTGCAGCGTTGGCTGTCTCTTCAGGGCATGCGGCTCAGTTCATTGCATTGACCAATATTCTATCAGTAGGTGATAATTTCATCTCCTCTCCTTACCTATATGGAGGTTCGTATAACCAATTCAACACAACATTTAAAAGAATTGGTATCGATTGTCGCTTTGCAGACTCCTTAGAACCTGATCAGTTTGAGAAACTAATTGATGAAAACACCAAAGCAATTTATTTTGAGACAATCGGCAATCCTGGATTTAAAATTCCAGATTTCGAGGCCTTGGTAGCCCTTGCGAAGAAACATGACTTACCTGTAATTGTTGATAATACTTTTGCAGGAGGAGGCTATTTATGTCGCCCTATTGAATGGGGTGCAAATGTAGTCGTTGAATCTGCAACAAAATGGATTGGCGGACATGGAACCTCTATTGGTGGTGTGATTATTGATGGAGGAAACTACAATTGGGGAAATGGGAAATTCCCAGATTTCCAAGGAGATCCTAATGATGATCATGCAATGAATTTTGCAGAGACATTTGGTGTAGGAAGTAATTTTGGTAATATCGCATATATCATCAAAGCACGAGTAGAAGGTCTTCGTGATTATGGAACATCAATTTCACCTTTTAATAGTTTCTTACTAGCACAAGGTCTTGAAACATTATCACTAAGAATGGAACGTCATGTAGGTAACACTCTTGCTCTAGCAGAATGGTTTGATAAGCACCCTGCGATCGAATCAGTAAATTATCCTGGACTAAAAAGTAGTCCTGACTATGATTTAGCAAAGAAATATTTACCAAACGGTGCAGGTGGTGTTCTCACTGTTAATGTTAGAGGAGGTCGTGATGCTGCAAAGAGAGTAGTCGAAAATGTAGAGTTGGCTCAACATTTAGCCAATGTCGGAGATACTAAAACTCTAATTATACAACCTGCAACAACAACCCATCACCAAATGGATGAAGCTGCACAATTAAAGGCAGGGGTACATCCTGCAATGCTACGTATTTCAGTAGGTCTAGAACATATTGAAGATATTATTGCTGATTTTGAACAAGCATTAAATGCTTAG
- a CDS encoding ribonucleoside triphosphate reductase, which translates to MTLEIIKRDGSRTTFHSDKIVKAIYSCFHSSLHDHNAKTKSQAYGMPVVDHFLDRDEVTVEEVQDIVEKTLMENQEYDAVKSFMIYRYQHQRSVKDLFSNIEMVDSYLEVKDWRVKESANSSYSLQGLNQHISTLISSQYWLNELYPKEIAQAHEQGALHIHDLGFLSVYCVGWDLEDLILTGFKGVEGKIESDPAKHLRTMLGQIVNFFYTMQGEAAGAQAFSNFDTLMAPFIHYDQLTFEEVKQAIQEFLFNVNVPTRVGFQTPFTNITMDLVIPENFRDRHVVIGGVVQEDCYGAFQDEVDLFNRAFAEVMVEGDANGSVFSFPIPTYNITKDFDWNNTNYDAIWEMTYKYGIPYFSNFVNSDLNPDDVRSMCCRLRLDKRELQRRGGGLFGANPLTGSIGVVTVNLPQLGYLYKSKEDFFAALFKNMVLAKESLEIKRKVIERFTEQGLYPYSKFYLRHLHKRDKAFWNNHFSTIGIIGMNECLMNMIGEPLVSRNGHALAVEIMDFMRECLSVFQEETGHIYNLEATPGEGTCYRLAKIDTEQFDGVYVSNHRAFKEDGAAPYYTNSTHVPVDYSNDLLEVLSLQEPLQTRYTGGTVFHTFVGERQLNGEAVKRWLQKVTSNYKLPYITLSPTFSICPEHGYLYGEHYYCPKCEKRNRKRVCTVYSRIVGYLRPVNQWNSGKQSEFRDRALFDKSSKTFLVSEV; encoded by the coding sequence ATGACATTAGAGATTATTAAGCGTGATGGTAGTCGGACTACTTTTCATTCAGACAAAATTGTAAAAGCAATCTATTCGTGTTTTCACTCTTCTCTTCACGACCATAATGCAAAGACTAAGTCTCAAGCCTATGGTATGCCAGTTGTCGATCATTTTTTAGATAGGGATGAGGTGACTGTGGAAGAGGTCCAAGATATTGTCGAGAAGACTTTAATGGAAAATCAAGAGTATGATGCCGTGAAATCATTTATGATTTATCGTTACCAGCATCAGAGATCCGTAAAAGATCTGTTTTCTAATATTGAAATGGTTGATAGTTATCTTGAGGTCAAGGATTGGCGAGTAAAAGAGAGTGCGAACTCATCTTATTCACTCCAAGGGTTAAATCAACATATCTCTACATTGATTAGTTCTCAATATTGGTTGAATGAGCTTTATCCAAAAGAGATAGCTCAAGCTCATGAGCAGGGTGCATTACATATTCATGATCTCGGTTTTCTAAGTGTTTATTGTGTTGGCTGGGATTTAGAGGATCTTATTTTAACAGGGTTTAAGGGGGTAGAGGGAAAGATCGAAAGTGATCCTGCAAAGCACCTCAGAACCATGTTGGGGCAAATAGTAAATTTCTTTTATACCATGCAAGGGGAAGCTGCTGGAGCTCAGGCATTCTCTAATTTTGACACTTTGATGGCTCCATTTATCCACTATGATCAGTTGACATTTGAAGAGGTTAAACAAGCAATACAAGAGTTTCTTTTTAATGTGAATGTACCTACCAGGGTCGGTTTTCAGACCCCTTTTACTAATATAACAATGGACTTAGTTATTCCTGAGAATTTTAGAGACCGTCATGTGGTTATAGGAGGTGTCGTACAAGAGGATTGCTATGGTGCATTTCAAGACGAGGTCGACCTATTTAATAGAGCTTTTGCCGAAGTTATGGTTGAAGGGGATGCTAATGGAAGTGTGTTCTCTTTTCCTATTCCAACTTATAATATTACAAAAGATTTTGACTGGAACAACACCAATTATGATGCGATTTGGGAGATGACATATAAATATGGGATACCATATTTTTCTAATTTCGTGAATTCTGATTTAAACCCTGATGATGTACGGAGTATGTGTTGTCGTCTACGTTTAGATAAGCGTGAGTTGCAACGAAGAGGTGGAGGTCTCTTTGGTGCTAATCCTTTGACTGGATCCATCGGTGTTGTGACAGTCAATCTTCCACAGTTGGGATATTTGTATAAGAGTAAAGAAGACTTTTTTGCTGCTTTGTTCAAGAATATGGTTTTGGCTAAAGAGAGTCTAGAGATTAAAAGAAAAGTGATTGAACGATTTACGGAGCAGGGATTGTACCCATATTCTAAATTCTATTTAAGGCATCTACATAAAAGAGATAAAGCCTTTTGGAATAATCACTTTTCTACTATCGGTATTATTGGCATGAATGAATGTTTGATGAATATGATCGGTGAACCGTTGGTCTCTCGTAATGGACATGCATTAGCTGTTGAAATTATGGATTTTATGAGAGAATGTTTGTCAGTATTTCAAGAGGAGACAGGACATATTTATAACTTAGAAGCCACCCCTGGTGAAGGCACGTGTTATCGTTTGGCCAAGATCGATACAGAGCAATTTGATGGGGTGTATGTCTCAAATCATCGAGCATTTAAAGAAGATGGAGCTGCTCCATATTATACGAATTCAACACATGTTCCAGTGGATTATAGTAATGATTTACTAGAAGTGCTTTCACTTCAGGAACCTCTACAGACACGTTATACCGGTGGAACTGTTTTTCATACGTTTGTTGGTGAAAGACAGCTCAATGGAGAAGCTGTCAAGAGGTGGCTACAAAAGGTGACCTCTAATTATAAACTCCCATATATTACGTTGTCTCCAACTTTCTCTATTTGTCCTGAACATGGGTACTTATACGGTGAACATTATTATTGTCCTAAATGTGAGAAACGAAATAGAAAGAGGGTTTGTACAGTCTATTCACGTATTGTTGGATATCTTCGCCCTGTTAACCAATGGAATAGTGGAAAACAGTCTGAGTTTAGAGATCGAGCTCTTTTTGACAAGAGCTCTAAAACATTCCTTGTTTCTGAAGTATAA
- a CDS encoding DoxX family membrane protein — protein sequence MENNRNTSIYQSIPLILRVVMGWIYFSAFWRRVILMNKLNPDLPGYVGEKFNAFLPNALFIKPIIQWMVENPDMLYLAMIIFTITEALIGIAFFLGIFTRLAALGSIGLAAGILLGSGWIGTTCLDEWQIGVLCMTTGFVLLFTGAGNYSLDHYLSKTNSPLCKLPLAPFIMGYDFPSSMSTKLSKRIILWSAVFMGIVMLGTNQHFHGGVWGDLHNLSKNPNYIIQNASRNNNEISFDIMRDQGIDTYGSYIFSITLYKEGKKIRTWEDKKLANAVKIKNHYIAKIKTGPHGLILPLGAKATIGIENIEDDFDQIIIEDINGKTWILNFHN from the coding sequence ATGGAGAACAATCGTAATACATCAATATATCAATCCATTCCTCTAATATTAAGAGTTGTTATGGGTTGGATCTACTTCTCTGCATTCTGGAGAAGAGTCATTCTTATGAACAAATTAAATCCTGATCTACCAGGATATGTAGGAGAGAAATTCAATGCTTTTTTACCTAATGCTCTTTTCATAAAACCGATAATACAATGGATGGTCGAAAATCCAGATATGCTTTACCTCGCGATGATTATCTTTACGATTACTGAAGCTTTAATAGGGATTGCTTTCTTCTTAGGAATTTTTACTAGACTTGCAGCCCTCGGATCTATCGGTTTGGCAGCAGGAATATTATTAGGATCAGGATGGATAGGAACAACATGTCTTGACGAATGGCAAATTGGCGTTTTGTGTATGACTACGGGATTTGTTCTTTTGTTCACCGGAGCAGGAAACTACTCTTTAGATCATTATCTATCAAAGACGAATTCTCCACTATGCAAATTACCTTTGGCTCCTTTTATTATGGGCTATGATTTTCCCTCTTCTATGTCTACAAAACTTTCAAAAAGGATAATACTATGGTCTGCAGTTTTTATGGGTATAGTTATGCTTGGGACCAACCAACATTTCCATGGTGGTGTGTGGGGTGACTTGCATAATTTAAGTAAAAACCCGAATTATATTATTCAAAATGCCTCTCGAAACAATAATGAGATAAGTTTTGATATCATGAGAGATCAAGGTATTGACACTTATGGCAGCTATATCTTTAGTATAACACTTTACAAAGAGGGTAAAAAAATTAGAACATGGGAAGATAAAAAGCTCGCAAATGCAGTGAAAATTAAAAACCACTATATTGCAAAAATTAAAACGGGACCACATGGATTAATCTTACCTCTCGGAGCTAAAGCAACCATTGGTATTGAAAACATTGAAGATGATTTCGATCAAATAATAATCGAGGATATCAATGGAAAAACATGGATACTAAACTTCCATAATTAA
- the metA gene encoding homoserine O-succinyltransferase, translating to MPIKIPNGLPAISQLEHENIFVMNAQRAESQDIRTMRIAVVNLMPVKETTETDLLRLLSNTPLQVEIDFIRLETHHSKNTNINHLDNFYRPFSSVKDQKYDGLIVTGAPIEHLPFESVSYWEEMKEVLDWSKDHVTSSMFICWASQAALYHFYGLEKHPLRKKLSGVYPHTLTCPTHPILRGFDDLFYIPHSRNSEVKAEDIKACSELEIISTSPEAGVYMVMSRDSRQLFVSGHAEYARKTLKQEFDRDQLKGLEPKIPANYFPNNDPSETPQKIWASHAHLLFSNWLNYHVYQLTPYIWS from the coding sequence ATGCCAATTAAAATACCCAACGGACTACCTGCAATATCACAGCTTGAACATGAGAACATTTTCGTGATGAATGCCCAGAGAGCTGAAAGTCAGGATATTCGAACGATGCGAATCGCTGTAGTCAACCTTATGCCAGTAAAAGAAACGACAGAAACGGACCTATTGCGACTTCTCTCAAATACACCATTACAGGTAGAGATCGATTTCATTCGCCTCGAAACCCACCATTCTAAGAACACGAATATTAACCATTTAGACAATTTCTATCGACCATTTAGTTCTGTTAAAGATCAGAAATATGATGGACTTATTGTCACAGGTGCACCGATAGAACACCTTCCTTTTGAGTCGGTAAGTTATTGGGAAGAGATGAAAGAGGTTTTAGATTGGTCAAAAGACCATGTTACAAGTAGTATGTTTATTTGTTGGGCTTCACAGGCTGCACTTTATCATTTTTATGGACTAGAGAAACACCCTCTTAGAAAAAAGCTATCTGGAGTATACCCACATACATTAACATGTCCAACTCATCCTATTTTAAGAGGTTTTGACGACCTATTCTATATCCCCCATTCGAGAAACAGTGAGGTGAAAGCAGAAGACATTAAGGCATGTTCAGAGCTAGAGATAATCTCGACGTCCCCTGAGGCTGGTGTCTATATGGTGATGTCTAGAGATAGCCGTCAACTCTTTGTATCGGGACATGCCGAATATGCTCGAAAGACATTAAAACAAGAGTTCGATAGAGATCAATTGAAAGGTCTTGAACCGAAGATTCCAGCCAACTATTTTCCAAACAACGACCCTTCAGAAACACCTCAAAAGATATGGGCCTCTCATGCACATCTTCTCTTCTCGAATTGGCTAAACTATCATGTTTATCAGCTCACACCATATATATGGAGCTAA